The genomic region AAACGAAGCCGAAGGCGCGGCCCGCAAGAGCATGATTGGCGGCGGCGACCGTTCCGACAAAATCCGCACGTATAACTACCCTCAGGGCCGCGTAACTGACCACCGCATCGGCTATACCGTGTACAACCTACCCTCGGTGATGGACGGCAACATCGATGATTTTGTGGAGCAGCTGCGCCTGGCCGAAAGCGCCGAGCGTCTGAAAGAAGGCGTAGCGTAATATAACACTTAGCTGTTGGCTACTAGCTGTTAGCAGGTAGCTTGGTTTTGCTCCCTGAACTGGGCTAAAAGCAAGCTACCTGCTAACAGCCAGTAGCCAACAGCTATTTTATGCCAACCTTACGGCCTCTTTTGGAGTTTGCCGGGGTATGGCTACTTCCTCTGCATCCCTACCTGTTATTATTATTGGCGCTGGTATGGCTGGGCTCACCTGCGCCAACTACCTGTACCGAGCCGGCAAACCCGTATTAGTGCTGGAGGCCGCTGACGCTGTAGGCGGCCGCGTACGCACCGACATCACGCCCGAAGGCTTTCGCCTTGACCGTGGCTTTCAGATCCTGCTCACGCGCTACCCCGAGGTGCAGCGCCTCATGGACTACGGCGCTCTGGACCTACGGGCTTTCCAGTCGGGCGCCGTTATTCAGTTGCACAATGGCCGGGAAACCACATTGATAAACCCGCTGCGGAAGCCGTTAGCAGCGTTTGAAGCCTTGACTTCGCCCATTGGCTCCCTCGCCGATAAGCTCCGCATTGCAAACATGGTGCGGCACGTGAGCAAGTATACCGCCGGCCAGCTTCTTAGCCGCAATTCTTCCAACCAGGAAGACACTCTAGCCTACCTGTGTCGCAACGGCTTTAGCGAACGAATCATTGATACTTTCTTCCGCCCATTTTTCGGCGGGGTATTCCTGGACCGGCAACTGCGCACAGCTGCCAACTTCTTTGAGTTTGTCTTTCAGCAATTTGTGGTAGGCGATGCTGCTGTACCTAACCTTGGTATACAGGTCATTCCGGAGCAGCTGGCGGCCCGCCTACCCACCGGTAGCGTGCGTCTCAACTCGCCCGTATCGGCTGTTGAGGGTACCCACGTACGCCTCTGGACAGACGAGGTACTAGAAGCCTCTGCCGTGGTAATCGCCACCGATGGCGCAGCGGCGCAGCAACTCCTACCTACCTCAAGTCCTAGTACGCCTACCTCTGAGTGGCGCAAAACTACTTGCACGTACTTTGCTGCGCCCTACTCCCCCGGCCACGGCGATAAACTTTTGCGACTCAATGCCATGCCGGGCGCACTGGCACACAACGTGGTGTTCCCCAGCGATGCAGCGCCCGGCTATGCTCCTACCGGTCAAACACTGATTTCGGTGAACACCCACGGCGCACACGGCCTCACAGAAGAAGAGCTACTGAATAGGCTGCGGGCCGAGTTGGCTGCTTGGTTTGGGCCAGCCACGGCCCAGTGGCAGCACCTGCGCACCTACGAAATTGTGCATGCCCTTCCCGCCTACCCGGCCGGGCAGCCCTACCGCCAGAGCCTCCGCCTAGCCGATAACCTCTACCAGTGCGGCGACTACACCGCGTATCCGTCGTTGAATGCTGCCATGGCCACCGGCCGCGAGGTGGCGGAGATGTTGTTGGTATAGGCTACCCTACCCTCACAAACTACCCGTACGGCCGCCATCCACCGCCAGGTTGGTACCCGTGACGTAGCCGGCGGCCGGCGAGGCGAAGAATACGGCCGCGGCGGCTATTTCTTCAGCCTCACCAAAGCGCCGGGCGGGAATTTGCTGTTTGGCGGCAGTTTCTACCTCAGCCACTGACTTGGTAGCTGCGGCAGCTTGCTTTTCTAGTAGGTTTTCCAGGCGCTGGGTTTGCGTCATACCGGGCAGCACATTGTTGACCGTGATACCATCGGAAGCCAACTCATTAGCCAGCGTTTTGGCCCAGTTGGCCACCGCTGCCCGGATGGTATTGGACACACCCAGCCCTGGGAGCGGCACCT from Hymenobacter aerilatus harbors:
- a CDS encoding protoporphyrinogen/coproporphyrinogen oxidase, with product MATSSASLPVIIIGAGMAGLTCANYLYRAGKPVLVLEAADAVGGRVRTDITPEGFRLDRGFQILLTRYPEVQRLMDYGALDLRAFQSGAVIQLHNGRETTLINPLRKPLAAFEALTSPIGSLADKLRIANMVRHVSKYTAGQLLSRNSSNQEDTLAYLCRNGFSERIIDTFFRPFFGGVFLDRQLRTAANFFEFVFQQFVVGDAAVPNLGIQVIPEQLAARLPTGSVRLNSPVSAVEGTHVRLWTDEVLEASAVVIATDGAAAQQLLPTSSPSTPTSEWRKTTCTYFAAPYSPGHGDKLLRLNAMPGALAHNVVFPSDAAPGYAPTGQTLISVNTHGAHGLTEEELLNRLRAELAAWFGPATAQWQHLRTYEIVHALPAYPAGQPYRQSLRLADNLYQCGDYTAYPSLNAAMATGREVAEMLLV